The Haliotis asinina isolate JCU_RB_2024 chromosome 2, JCU_Hal_asi_v2, whole genome shotgun sequence genomic interval AGAAAACTATTTCTCTTTGATATTCCTCtcatttcttcttcttttaTCTGTTCAAGTTCAGTTTTGTGCTTCTTTGAACTGCTTTACATAATTATTTATATGGAAGTAATTTTCCGCTAGCAAGTTGGGCACGGTGTAGTGTATCAAATTACAACATTGCCTTCACAAGTCTTTCTTACTGCATAAAAACCAGGGACTAAACTGAGCCTGAACATATCGCTTCATACTGTAACCTACAATCATTTTTGATACTGTATTGTTGGTTATCAAGAAGAAGATGATAATGTGATGTAATAGCTTAATTTAATACATATCTGTTAGATACTGTTAACAGCCAAATTTTCATGACCATTTAATTTTTGCGAACATTGCTCTAACCACCCAATGAAAAAGGATTAGTTTTGAAATCAATTACATTTGTTTCTAGGTCACTAcgcaaatatttatttattttataaaacCTGTGTGTCGtgtaaaaacattcagtgaCTGGAAAATAAGAAGACGCGAAAAGGGTTAGTGACCACTCCCGACAATGAAAAGGCAtggaaataagacagtttacagtacTATCATTAGTACAGGCAAGCAAAGATGAAAAACATTATTCTCGACTTCTTAATGAATTACCGACACACTTACACTGCAAAAACTATATCTACAAATAATTTACTTTTATGGAGCAGGAACTGATCTTCCTTCATGTCTGACAGTGCTAATCCATGCCATCCAATGTAAGTGGGGACATGTGTGTATAGGCGCGAAAGTTTGAACAATGCTATTTATGAAAAGTGTGCAGGCGTTGGTGAAATTTTACATGCAAGCAAGACAAGATACAGTTTCAagtaaaaatacattttccagTCTTGAAAGGGTCATGAACACCGGGGACGCCCCAAGTTCTGTGTTAGTCCTCAGTTGAAAGGTGTGTATAGATATCCGTGTCCCTGTTTGCTACCTTTaaaacacagagagagagagagacagacacacagacagacagacagacagagagctCATGAGCCCAACTGACCATAGCCTCACGTACACATGTAGACACACACCTAACATCATCTGTTGAAGAGTATGTATAGGTAGCAATGTCCACAGTTGCTACCTGtaaaacacacgcacacgcacacgcacacacacacgcacacatgcacacacacacacacacacacacacacagacagacagatagagtcctggggtagaataggccttcagcaacccatgcttgccataaaagctgactatgcttgtcgtaagaggcgactaatgggatcgcgtggtcaggcttgctgtcttggttgacacgtcatcggttcagaattgcgcagattgatgctcatgttgttgagcactggattgtctggtccagactcaattatttacagaccgccgccatatagctggaatattgctgagcgcagcgtataactcaactcactcactcactactcttACACTCATGTGAACATTTAGTCTACAAGCACACacattctctctttctctctctctcttgccttcgAGCACacacaccctctctctctctctcttacacacacatacacaaacttaAACACATATATGCTCAACAAAAAAGTTAAGCATTATCTGATAAAATTAAAGTATACTGGACAAATATAGTTAAggataaatgtatattttgaaattatgaataataatctgtctattcactgacacactgttaaaatatcaattaaaaatagccaatatccttaacttattttgtccagtatattatatGGATCACAATGTGAAATGTTAAATACTTTCGTTGTTGAAAAGTGAATCTACTTCCCACTCTTGTAATGTGTCTTCCAGGGTGGAGTTCGGGAAGCTAGCAACAGAATGTAAAGCTCTCAACCTAGGTCAGGTAAGTCCAGTTCCTTCAAGACCTTCATTCCAGGGTATTTTACGTGCAGGACATAGCATGACCCACAGGCATTATCGAAAAGTAAgattttgcagattttgcaaTTCGCTTTGTCGCACATATTGTCGACGAAATTGACTGTTTGTCCACTGATTTGTGGTAGTTGTCTCGGATAGGTCAAAGTGGCTTTGACTAAGCGATCCTTAAGAGTTTTATTTTTGCGGTAAGCAGCAATATGTGGTGAGGGGAAAGTGTCTTGGCAGATGTCTGAGCCACTTAACAGGTGCCAGCGTTTTCTGACAATGGCATTGTCATGCGACAAAGCGAAttgcaaaatctgcaaaatatcaaacaacaatgacacTTTCACCAGTTCCGTTACCAAAAAGGCCTTCAAAACACGGAAGCTACATGTGCCAATCCCGTAATGTAGTATACCGCTTCACTTGCAAatgctgcaagaaacaatatgtaggtgaaaccAAAAGATGCTTCAGAATCCAATTAAGAGAACACTATGCTGATATCACGCACAAGCGTGACAAACCTGTCACACTTCACTTCAATTCGGAGCATCATGGCAAAAATGATctacaattccaaatcataatCCAACTCAAAGACAATCTGGACTCTGAGACAACCTCGAAAAAAAGAAGATCTCTTGAATTATAGTGGATATTTGAGCTCCATACATTCCACCCGGAAGGACTCAATGACAGGATTGTAGGCTGAAATATCCCTTCAGCCTTACCTATTCTTTATTTCTGATGCTATCAATCACAATCCTTATGGACAAACACGGCACCTAGTCCTCAACACAGCAGACACTCACTCGGCCACGTGAAATCACATTGGTAAGTCACCAACGCCCCTGATAACGTATACACAACAAACCctgatgtcacaatatgacatCACAAACTGCCGACGTCACTATCATCCAACATGGAGAAAACACCATACACTTGTGCAATTTGTCCTACAAAATTTCGCGGAAGGACACCCTCACACGCCATGTAAATAGCGGGCACACAGATGCCAGACATGAGTGCATTATCTGTGCCAAAAACTACAGTCGTAAAGACTACGGCTTGGTGCATATCCACCTCATTCATGCTCCGAGCTTGATGCCATCAACTACTGGCATAGTAATAGTAACATGTTGTCGCATCATTCATTCTTACACACATTTGACTTAACTAAAGTTATTCAGTATTTTTTGACAGATGTGAGATTATATAGTTATCATTTGAAACTTTTACAACATGTTGCCACATCAAGGAACAGGATTATTCATGGCCACTGACTAATGTTCATACAGTGTTCAAAAATAGCGTCTGATCCTgcagacacactgacacatattACCTTCAAGCCCTAGTGTCCGATTGTATGTTTCTcaatgactttgactgaagtgGGTCATACAGACCTCTGAAACGTACAGGACTATACGTCCTGTTACTTTGAGACATCATTTGTGCTTACTGCAGTGTTACACTAAGGCAGCGTAATAACTGTACTGATATTAGGTGGCTTTAGATTTGTGATGTATATCAGTATATCAGTATTCAATATCtaatgttgtcatggtaactggACTGTTTTTTAGTGCAAGCTGGAACTATTGTTTATTGCAAGCTGGGACCAGTGCATAAACCATTCTATTGGTAATACATGATAATGAATGTGAGATATGTTAGGATGGTAATACCAATATACAGGTCTGGATCCAggttttcatttcaatatacagGTCTGGATCCAggttttcatttcaatatacagGTCTGGATCCAggttttcatttcaatatacagGTCTGGATCCAggttttcatttcaatatacagGTCTGGTTCCAGGTTTTTAATGCCAATATGCAGGTCTGGATACTGGTCTTCAATCCAATATTCACATCTGGCTTGATGTTTACAGGCCCAAATGCAGAAAAAGATCCAGGCCTTCATGCCAGTATGTAGGTCTGGATCCATGTTTTTAGTCCAAAATTCAGCTCTCGCTCTAGGTTTACAGGCCCATATGTAGGTCTTGATCCAGGTCTTCAGGCCAATATGCAGATCCAGATCCAGGTCTTCAGGGCAGTATGTAGACCTGGATGTAGGTCTTCAGGTTGATATGcagacctgggcctagattttttaagctctcttagcactaagatagtcgaaGTTAGTGTTAACGCATGGCACTTacgagagctttgaaaatctaggccctggacgTCAGCCGATATGCAGGTCAGGTTCCAGGTCTTCTGGTCAGTAAGCAGACCTGGATCTAGGTTTTCAGGCCAGTATGCTGGTCCATATCAAGGTTATCAGGTCTGGATACAATATGCAGGTCGAGATTGTGATCAACAGGCCAGCAGCAACTCTGGATCCCAGTATGCTGGTCCCAATCAAGGTTATAAGGTCTGGATACAATATGCAGGTCTAGATTGTGATCTACAGGCCAGCAGCAGGTCTAGCTCCAACTCTGGATCCCAGTATGTAAGTCTAGCTCTTGTCCTAAAGGCCAGTGGGCAAGCTTAGCTTTAAATAGAGATATAGATTCATGTCTATAGTCTGACATAGAGGTCAAACTCCATCCCTAAGGGCCTGTCACATAAAGCGAACAAGCTATAATGTATCTCAGTAATGCCATCAGTTTGATTGCGTTCAATATCTGCATTGATGGGCATGTGCCTGATGATTTCTGCAGGGGTTCCCAGACTTCAAGCCTCCTGAGTATGTCCTGGAAGCACTGGAGACTTGTGCCCGCAGTGACAACTTCTCTCTCAGCCAGTACACCCGCAGCTTCGTGAGTATCTTCTGCTCCCAGTACTCAATTGTTTCTATGGCTGAGTTAATCTATAATACCTGGTGATACTGGAACACACATCCCTTCCATTGTTGATGTTCTTTAACAgttggggctgtggggtagcctagtggttaaagtgttggctcgtcaTACTGAAAATCCAGGTTGactgcccacatgggtacatagtgtaaagcccatttctggtgtcccttgctttGATAGCGAAAGGGATAGCCATTTGTTTGAGAAGCATATGCACAAGTACTGACAAAGTTATTGACTTATTTACCTGTGTTGTGTTGTTTCCATTCTTTCTCTCACACCTGGGTTGTCCCTTTCTTTGCAcacctccctcgtaacaaatagtgaactgtgtcaatatttcaatgatagtttgtttaacaactttttctttttaattttagGGCATAAATTCTTGCAAAAGTCAACAGAATTAGTCTTATGTTTTGATTGTGatgcgtttcattgagtattttatggtTTTTAGTTTTCAAGTTAGACTGCAATTTATATCTGTCTGTTTTGAGACAAAGGGACTGACCAACActacaacaaaacaacaccaGCAAAGAAAGGCATGTTGTAAATGCTGCTATGGGTTCAAGATGGGTAACATTTACTGGAAGTCTCATTGGCCTATAGTGCAGTGGCCTCGATTgtggttgttggtgatctatggcttcagttgttggtggtggtgatctatggcttcagttgttggtggtggtgatatATGGCTTCAGTTgtggttgttggtgatctatggcttcagttgttgttgttggtgatctatggcctcagttgttgttggtggtgatcTATTACTtcagttgttgttggtggtgatcTATGGCCTCAGTTGTGGTTGGTGGTGATCTATGGCctcagttgttgttgttggtgatctattacttcagttgttgttggtggtgatcTATGGCCTCAGTTgtggttgttggtgatctatggcctcagttgttgttgttggtgatctatggcTTCAGTTGTAGTTGTTAATGATCTATGGCTTCAGTTgtggttgttggtgatctatggcctcagttgttgttgttggtgatctatggcttcagttgtagttgttggtgatctatggcTTCAGTTgtggttgttggtgatctatggcctcagttgttggtggtggtgatcTATGGCTTCAGTTgtggttgttggtgatctatggcTTCAGTTGTGGTTGGTGGTAATCTGTGGCCTCAgttgttgttggtgatctatggcCTCAGTTGTGGTTGTTGGTGATCTGTTACTTCAGTTgtggttgttggtgatctatggcCTCAGTTGTGGTTGTTGGTGATTTATGGCTTCAGTTGTGGTTGTTGGTGATCTGTTACTTCAGTTGTGGTTGTTGGTGATCTGttacttcagttgttggtggtgCTGATCTATGGCCTCAGTTgtggttgttggtgatctatggcctcagttgttgttgttggtgatctatggcTTCAGTTgtggttgttggtgatctatggcttcagttgttggtggtgTTGATCTGTTGCCTCAGTTGTGcttgttggtgatctatggcCTCAGTTGTGGTTGGTGGTAATCTATGGCCTCAgttgttgttggtgatctatggtCTCAGTTgtggttgttggtgatctattacttcagttgttgttggtggtgatcTATGGCCTCAGTTGTGGTTGGTGGTAATCTATGGCCTCAgttgttgttggtgatctatggtCTCAGTTgtggttgttggtgatctattacttcagttgttgttggtggtgatcTATGGCTTCAGTTgtggttgttggtgatctaaggcccaaataatattttatattgtCCTGTAAGTAAATCAAAAGATTTATTACAAGCACATAATCTGACTTGCACAGTATGCTTTATTGTTTCTTCAGGGTCACCCTCGACTGGTGAATGCCTTGGCTAAGATCAACTCACCactgattggacaaaacattGACCCAATGACCCAGGTGCTGGTGTCTGTTGGAGCATACGGAGCGCTGTTCAGTGCGATACAGGGAATGATTAATCCTGGAGATGAGGTGTGTGATTTGATTAGAAATTTGTAGTGGGTGAACAATTTTGATAGAGACATTATGTGTAATGTTCATGCTATTGGCCCCTGCTTGACCTTGACTAAGGACCTTGACCATTCTCGGGTTGCAAGTGTGGATCATTGCCCTTTTCAACTATGTGATTGCTGGTAGAAGTCACGCGATCTGGCTGGCTATCGACAAATATCAATGATTGTTAACTTAATATCAATTAAATATCAATAAATGTCAGAGAAGTAACTTTGAGCAAATGAAAGGAATCAAGTAGTTCACACATTTCATATGTAGGATCTTGCAGATTGGTCCATGCAGACTGACAGTTTCATACTGATAATGATGTACACTCTCCCCACCCCCCCACCAAATATGTATAATCCCTGTCCATGTTTAGTGTTTATGGTGTTATGCAGGATGAATGCCTCACCAATTATTTAGAATATTAATAAACTGGTGAAAAAATGGTTCTAGTTTATCAGTTCTGTTTAAAATCTTCTTAAATCCTGCTCACACGTGGAAGAATGCTTTGATATGTTATGTACAACACAGGTCATCATCATCGAACCATTCTTTGACTGCTATGAGCCAATGGTGCGAGTGGCTGGAGGTACACCAAGATTTGTGCCCCTTCGACCGGTAagttttggaaatgttttggatttTAATGACCTTGCTTCatgtgtaataccatatttgtgtagttattttcaaaatgttcaaagcCCTAGAAAATTCTTAAGGCCTTTGTTagcacattggctacgatcaaagttaagaattcttagggcaaCGAATGTATTCATTGGTTTAGAAGTAATAATACACTCTTTGACAGAAATGCTTTGACTAAATGTTTGGTCTGGTTGACTTGAGTTGCTAGAAATAGGATGGAAGTAACCAGAAAATGGTATTCCCCAGATGTGGCCCAGATGGGTCTCCATTTGCGGGATCTTCATAGGTTACTGTACTTTATTATGCAATATAACAATTACAGACGTAATGAAGTCAATACGTGTTTGTATGGACCTGCGTTATTGACAGAGGATGATTGTATATGATTGTAGAGAAGTTCTGGCGAGGCCTCATCCAGTGGGGACTTCACTCTGGACCCCAAGGAACTGGAGAGTCAGTTCAACGAGAAGACAAAAATCATCATTGTCAATACACCAAACAACCCACTGGGAAAGGTGAGGTGTTTGCCATGACAACAGATGTTTACTTTCTTAAGTTTATAAGATgactatattattattatatagtGCAGATAACCACACAGCTATGTTTTCTCTCTATCTCTTGATCAATCTATGTCGATCAGCAAATAGGTGCACCAAGTTATtatggctttcccatccttacgaggtctTGAAGTGTGCTGTAAATTGCTGTTGCCCAGGTACCGCCATATGGGACTTTGGTCCTTTTCTTTATCTGGTCCTAAATTTGAAAAACTGTGTAGGACCAGATTATTCAATGTACACACCATGACAGTGAGTCAAGTTGATGATGGGGTCAGCGATGTGTAGCAGAATCTATGTTGTGGGTGAAGTGTatgagtggatggatggatgacagAAGTAGATCAGTGTGATCTTTTTTCAATATACAGGTGTTTCTACGGGAAGAGCTAGAGGTGATTGCAGCCCTGTGTAAGAAGTACGATGTGGTCTGCCTGGCGGACGAAGTGTACGAGTGGATGACCTACCCAGGACATCAGCACACAAAAATAGGTCAGTCTGGCCCACATATCAGATCTCTGTCCAGACACAATATGGTTatatctttgtttgttgtttaacaactcaattagcaatgtttcagctgtatCACGGCAGCCTGTAAACAcccaagtttggaccagacatgcagtgatcaacagcatgagcctaCTGGAATATATGTTCTAAAATATGGCTGATAGTCATTCCTCTTCCAATCCTTATTGAAGCAGTTTTGGTTTGGATGTTACTTAGATATTTTCACACAATAGCTGATTATCTCCCCTGTTTTGCAGCCTCCCTCCCAGGTATGTGGGAGCGCACTTTGACAATCGGCAGTGCAGGGAAGACATTCAGTGCTACAGGTTGGAAGCTCGGGTGGACAATTGGACCTGAACATCTGATGTTCAATTCCATGACGATGCACGTCAACTGTAACTATACCTGCCCCACTATACTGCAGGTGAGTGTTGACACAACCTTCTCTGTTCTGTACACACCTGCCCCACTATACTGCAGGTGAGTGTAGACACAACCCTCCCTGTTCTGTATACACCTGCCCCAATATACTGCTGTTTGAGTGCAGACACAACTCTCCCATTTCCATATACACATGCCTGACTCTACTGCAGGTGATGGTATGGCAACCTTAGTATGTTTCTAGGTGTCACAGCATTACACCTCAGCTTCCATGATTCACCCAAGTGGTACTTGTCTGAGACCTGTGTCACACGGGGTACAGTCAGGCACCGCTGTGTCATTTGCCTTGATTCTCCCCATCAAGATAACATGGGGTACAGTCAGCCACCGCTGTATCGAACTCTGACTCAGTGTCTCAGTTGACTTGAAGTAACATCTCGCTCTTGGCAAAATCGTTCATAATTTGTTGTTATTCAAGCTCTTTAGTTCGATACTGATATGCCTTGATGTTTCAGATGTCTCTCAATATCATTTCATGGACCCAATGAGCAAAATTTCCCTTTTCACTTGATATTTGCAAGGAAACTCAATGTTCACGTACCTATCATAGACAAGTATCCTTCTGAATTGAGGTTGTTTCCTCACGTTTACACATGGTAGTGTTAACTAATGAGGGCTAACTGGCTAACGGAGTTAAATTTGTcacttgtttgttatttaatttGAATTAATTAAGACGGAATTAATTAGGAAGTATTCACTGTACAACGAAACACTACTAAAATAATGGATTATAGTGATATGTGATGATAATCCCTGGTCGTATGTCTTGAAGTTcggatatttcaatatttttttcttagtCCCATAAATATCGAGACAATGGTGGTTGACTGTAAATGCCAAATATTCTTTTTCATGCACCAAGGAAGCTGTTGCGATCGCGTTTGAAAAGGAGTTATCTCGTCTGGAGTCACCTGACTGTTACTTCCGGGCACTGCCAGCAGAGTTGTTGCCGAAGCGGGACATGCTGGTGAAGACACTGAAGGATCTGGGCATGACACCTATCGTACCTGAGGGGGGATACTTCATCATGACAGACGTCTCCAAGTTCTGTGAGTAGTGGCCGTCTGAGTCGGATGTTGATGCAGGAACAATGTACGGCTGGGATAAAATGTCAGTATATAGAGACAGAAGACACTTTAAGGTGGTATGAAACTGccttataactcactcactcactctgttttaCAGCTGTTCCAGATGATGGCAGCGGGGACCCGAAAGATTTCCAGTTTGTACGATGGATGACACGGGAGAAGGTGATTGTATTCCAGTGATGTTTGTTGAAGTACTTTAGCAGTGAAGTGTTCTTTTAACAATGACAGGaataactatatatatgtatttgtttgcttGACTCACACTAGTAGTAAGATTAATACTGTCTGTCAAGTGACAGTTATTTAACTAAAGACGACCACTGCAGCTTTTAAAAATTTGCATATGTGCAGTCGGTTATGCTTGAACTAGTGTTTTCATTCTtgttcattttgacatttgacctttttgttcCCAGAAATTGGCAGCCATTCCACCTTCCGCATTCTATAGTAAAGAGCACAAATTCATGGCTGAGAACTATATCCGGTTCTGCTTCATTAAGGTGTGTGGCTCTTTACCAGTATGTACAGTCCGTTTGCTCAAAAGtgtgcagatgaattgcagCAACTCGAAAACTACTAAACTTAGAATACTcagtgaaatgctgatcataatcaaagtaacagacaaagtCTGTGAGATTTTTGCAGAAAGAGGGCCTTAAgaataaaaaattgttaaacAAACTATCACTAAaacattgacacagttcacCATTTGTTACGAAAGAAGAGTGCAGAGAaaaggacagccaggtgtgcaagaAATGATACAGCACAGCGCATATTAATGAAGCAAGGACTTTATCGGCATTTATGCGCATGCTTCTCAAACACCTGGCTTTCCTTTCCTTTGAACTCCTTCCTTGTAACTAAAAGTGGAAAGTGTCAAACATTCTAATggtagtttgttaaacaactttttaattTTTAGAACATTAATGCTTCAAAATCAtttggtctgatgttttcatTCTGATAAGTGTTTCTTTGAGCATTttgtgtttattagttttcaagatTACATTTCATCAATCTGCTTTagagctaaacagattgtacaACGTTACAAGATTAACATTGTACATAGTTCATTTGTGTGACAGTGATGGTGGACTGTCTGTGAGGCATGACAGTGATAGTGGACTGACTGTATCCAGACAGTGATGGTGGACTGTCTGTGAGGCATTACAGTGATGGTGGACTGATTGTGAGGCTTGACAGTGATGGTTTAGTGACTGTGAGGCATGACAGTGATGATGGACTGTCTGTGAGGCATGACAGTGATGGTGGACTGATTGTGAGGCTTGACAGTGATGGTTTAGTGACTGTGAGGCATGACAGTGATGATGGACTGTCTGTGAGGCATGGCAGTGATGGTGGACTAACTGTGAGGCATGACAGTAGTGGTGGACTGACTGTGGCCTGGCAGTGATAGCGGACTGACTGTGGCCTAGCAGTGATGGTGGACTGACTGTAAGGCATGACAGTGATGGTGGACTGACTGTGGCCTGGCAGTGATGGTGGACTGATTGTGAGGCATGACAGTGATGGTGGACTGACTGTGAGGCATGACAGTGATGGTGGACTGACTGTGGCCTAGCAGTGATGGTGGACTGACTGTGAGGCATGACAGTGATGGTGGACTGACTGTGAGGCATGACGGTGATGGTAGACTAACTGTGAGGCATGACAGTAATGGTGGACTGACCGTGGCCTAGCAGTGATGGTGGACTAACTGTGGCATGATCAGTGATTATGGACTGACTGTGAGGCTTGACGTGATGTTGGACTGACTGTGACCTAGCAGTGATGGTGGACTGTCTGTGAGGCATGACAGTGATGGTGGACTGACTGTGGCCTAGCAGTGATGGTGGACTAACTGTGAGGCATGACAGTGATGGTGGACTGACTGTGGCCTGGCAGTGAAGGTGGACTGACTGTGGCCTGGCAGTGATGGTGGACTGACTGTGGCATGATGGTAATGGTGGACTGACTGTGGCCTAGCAGTGATGGTGGACTAACTGTGAGGCATGACAGTAGTGGTGGACTGACTGTGGCCTGGCAGTGAAGGTGGACTGACTGTGGCCTAGCAGTGATGGTGGACTAACTGTGAGGCATGACAGTAGTGGTGGACTGACTGTGGCCTGGCAGTGAAGGTGGACTGACTGTGGCCTAGCAGTGATGGTGGACTGACTGTGGCATGATGGTAATGGTGGACTGACTGTGGCCTAGCAGTGATGGTGGACTGACTGTGAGGCATGACGGTGATGGTGAACTGTCTGTGAGGCATGACAGTGATTATGGACTGACTGTGAGGCATGACGGTGATGGTGGACTGACTGTGGCCGAGCAGTGATGGTGGACTGACTGTGAGGCATGACAGTGATGGTGGACTGACTGCGGCCTAGCAGTAATGGTGGGCTGACTGTGAGGCATGACAGTAATGGTGAATTGACTGTGAGGCATGACGGTGATGGTGGACTGTTTGTAAGGC includes:
- the LOC137273215 gene encoding kynurenine aminotransferase-like gives rise to the protein MFRSLTWVVRPVHWSAVLSEVTLIKHAPVTSLLMRKNMSSSKFGLSKKLIGTEKNIWVEFGKLATECKALNLGQGFPDFKPPEYVLEALETCARSDNFSLSQYTRSFGHPRLVNALAKINSPLIGQNIDPMTQVLVSVGAYGALFSAIQGMINPGDEVIIIEPFFDCYEPMVRVAGGTPRFVPLRPRSSGEASSSGDFTLDPKELESQFNEKTKIIIVNTPNNPLGKVFLREELEVIAALCKKYDVVCLADEVYEWMTYPGHQHTKIASLPGMWERTLTIGSAGKTFSATGWKLGWTIGPEHLMFNSMTMHVNCNYTCPTILQEAVAIAFEKELSRLESPDCYFRALPAELLPKRDMLVKTLKDLGMTPIVPEGGYFIMTDVSKFSVPDDGSGDPKDFQFVRWMTREKKLAAIPPSAFYSKEHKFMAENYIRFCFIKEDSTLEKAAKILQEWKASL